Below is a genomic region from Isosphaeraceae bacterium EP7.
CCATCTGAATTGGCGTCGGCCATCTGCGGCCGACACGCAGCGATCGATCGGACGCGACCCGCCTCGCCACGGCACCCGCCGTTGGCCGTGGCGGGTCGCTTCGTTTGGTAGGGGCCCGTGGCCGGCCTCGCCGACCTTTGCTCCCGGCGGGCGGGTGAAGCTGCTTCCTTGCCGCCTCGGCTTGGCTTGGCTTATACTCCGAAGTCCCCCGCGGAGCGGACGTCGATCTCGTCCCCGCGGGCCCGTCGAGGCCGCATCGAGCGGCATGGAGCCGATCCGTCCGCGGACCGGGGCCCCGCTCACGCCCCCTCGCCGTCGTCGCCCACGTCAGGAGCCGGACGTGCAAGTTGATCTGCAAACAGGGATGTTGACACCCCCCCTCGACGAGCAAGAGCGTAAGGACTGGCTCCTGCGCGCCCTGGGAGAGGACACCTGCCGGCTCCTGGGCATCTACCGGATTCCCGAAGACCTGACCCTCTCGGTGGTCATCCCCGTCTACAACGAGATGGCGACCATCCACGAGATCCTGGCGCGGGTGCGCGCCGTGCCGATCAAGAAGCAGATCATCCTGGTCGACGACTGCTCCAAGGACGGCACCCGCGACCTCTTGCGCACCTGGGTCGAGACCGAGCCCGACCTGACCATCCGCTTCCACGAGGTCAACCAGGGCAAGGGGGCCGCGCTCCGCACCGGTTTCCAGCACGCCACCGGCCAGATCGTCATCGTCCAGGACGCCGACCTGGAATACGACCCGGCGCAGTACCTCGCGCTCATCCAGCCGATCCTCGAGGGCAAGGCCGACGTCGTCTACGGCTCGCGGTTCATCGGCGACCACCATCGGGTGCTCCACTTCTGGCACTCGCTGGGCAACAAGTTCCTGACCCTCCTGTCCAACTGCTTCACCAATCTGAACCTGACCGACATGGAAGTCTGCTACAAGGTCTTCCGCCGCGAGGTGCTCCAGGGCATCACCCTGAAGAGCAACCGATTCGGCTTCGAGCCCGAGGTCACCGCCAAGGTCGCCCGGTTCCACGTACCCGCCACCGAAGGCCGCCCCGCGCGCCGCTGCCGGATCTACGAGATCCCGGTCAGCTACAACGGCCGAGACTACCATGAGGGGAAGAAGATCGGCTGGAAGGACGGCGTGCAGGCCCTCTACTGCATCGTCCGCTACGCCTTAGGCGACTGAGCCCGGACCGGTTCCCCCCTCCGCTCGACCGGTCGACGCCCGCCCGCCCGGCGCGAGCCGATTTCATGGCGGACGGCTGTCGCCACGCCTACGATAAGGGTCGAGACCCGTCCCTGCGCCTCGGTCGGGGACTCGAGATCCAGCCGGAGGGGGTTCCCCCATGCCAAAGCCCGCGACCCGATCCGCCGCATCGAGCCTTCTCTGCCTGTTCCTGTCCTTCGGCCTGACCGGCGACGCCTTCGGCCAGGCCCCGCCGGCAGTCGACGAAGTCGCTCCCGCCCCGGCCAGGAAGGCACCCGCGAAGAAGGGGGCGCGGAGGGCTCGCGCGGCCGACGGGCCGAAGATGTACATGGGCCGGGCCATCGCGCCGGTGATGACCTTCCAGGGGGCCGAGTGGCTGGTCAGGCCCGAGCGCGAGCAGGAAGAGCAGCCCGAGAAGATGCTCGACGCCCTGAAACTGAAGGCCGGCGACGTGGTGGCCGACGTCGGTGCGGGGGTCGGCTACACCAGCCTGCGCATCGCGCGCCGGGTGGGGCCCAAGGGGTTGGTGCTGGCCACCGATATCCAGCCCGAGATGATCCAGATGCTCAAGGCCAACGCCGCCGAGTTCGGCGCCACCAACGTGCGGCCGGTGCTCTGCACGCCCACCGAGAGCAAGCTCCCGAAGGGCAAGGTCGACCTCATCCTGATGGTCGACGTCTACCACGAGTGCGACGACCCCGAGGCCGTGCTGCAAGACCTGAAGCAAGCCTTGAAGCCGGGCGGCCGGCTCGTCCTGGTCGAGTTCCGCGGCGAGGACCCCGAGGTCCCCATCAAGCCCGAGCACAAGATGACCGTCGCCCAGGTGCGCAAGGAACTCGAGCCGCAGGGCTACAAGCTCATCGAGACGCACGAGTTCCTCCCCTGGCAGCACATCCTCATCTTCGAGACCGCCAAGGATGCTGCCGCCGAGGCCAAGTCCAGGCCCAAGGATGGCGCGACGCAGGCGCCCGAGACGCCGAAGGACGAGCCCAAGGCGTCCGAGCCGCCAAAGTAATTGATCTCGGCCCGCTCAGCCCCCCGCGCCGGCGATCCCGTAGCGTTTGCGGAGGTCGACGATGAGGTCGGACAGGTCACGCGGCAAGGGGGCCTCGACCTGCACGTCCAGGCCGGTCATGGGGTGGCGGAAGCCGAGGGTCTGGGCGTGCAGGGCCTGGCGGCAGAAGTAGGCCTTGTTCTTGACCTGATTCCTGGGCCTGTAGACGGGCTCGCCCACGACCGGGTGGCCGATCTCGGCCATGTGGATCCGGATCTGGTGCGTACGCCCCGTCTCCAGCCAGCAGGCCACCAGCGACGCCACCGGCCCGAAGTGTTCCAGCACTTTGTAGTGCGTGATCGCCGACCGCCCCTCGCCGGGGGCACGCCCCACCAGCCGCCTGAGGTCGCCGCGGTCGGTGATCAAGGGGAGGTCGATCGTCCCCTCCTCGCGCATCGGCCAGCCTTCGACCACGGCCAGGTATTGCCGCTCGATGTCGTGGGCCCGGAAGAGCTGCTGGAACTCCTTCAGGGCCTGCGGGGTCCGGGCCAGCGCCAGGGCCCCCGACGTGTCCTTGTCCAGCCGGTGCACGACGCCGATGTACGGCTTGACGGTCCCGTGCCGCAAGGTAAGGTACTTCCCCGCCCGTTCGAGCAGCGTGTCCCGCTCGCGGTCGGGGGTCGGCATCGTCAGCACCCCGGCGGGCTTGTCGACGATCAGGAGGTGCCTGTCCTCGTGCAAGATCCGCAGCCGGCCGGCCACCTTGCGGGCCTTGGGCCTGCTGGGGAAGAAGGCCACGGGGGTCTCGGCCGTGACCGACCGCCCGGGCTCGTCGCAGCGCTCGCCGTCGACGTCGATCCTGCCGTTGAGCACGGCTTCCTGCGCGGCGCGGCGAGACAGCTTGAAACGTTCGGAGACGAGTTTATCCAGGCGTTCGGTCATGCGTCGGTCGACTAAGCTCGGGATTCGAACGGGTGCGGTCGCGAGGCGCGCGGATGTCGCCCGCGAATCCAGCTAAGTCTATCGAGATCCGGCCGGCCCGGCTACTCCACGGGCCCGCTCGCTACAAACCGGAGCGACCGGCCCTCCGACGCCCCGCGAGCCGGGTCGCGTCCGCGAGGGCCGCGAACGTCACCGGCTCATCCGCCGAGGTGGGCACCCACGGTTGACGTGGCCGGGACCCTGACGCCGATGCGGATGATCGGGTAGTCGGAGCTGCCGGCCTGGCCCCAGACGAAGTTGGGGATGAAGGTTGGGGTGGCGAACGGAGCGGCGATCCACCGCGACGTCGCCGGGTTGTAGTTGGCCGGGTCCTCCAGGCCGTCGCCGTTATAATCGCCGATGGCGAGCGACCAGTCGGCCCCCATGACATTATGGAAGAAGAAATCGGAGCCGTTCGTGAGCTTGGTCTCGAACATCCCCTCGAACCCCCCCGAGTTGGGGGCGAAGACCGATGGGTCGGCCTTGCCGTCGCCGTTGGCGTCGAGTGGCGCCGGGATGCCGGGGCCGAAGTCGGCCAGCGAGGGGAGCATGTAAGTTCCCGTCACGCTCCCGTCCGCCGAGTTCTTGAACAGCCAGAGCAGCTCGGAACTGCGGTAGATGGCGAAGTCGGCCTTGCCGTCGCCGTCAAAGTCGGCCGGGCCCGGCAGGTCTCCGCTCCCGGCGATCCCCCAGGTGAACACCGTCGGGTCGGTCCCGTCGGAGTTGTGGACGATCCATTGGGCCGTCGAGGGGCGATAGACCGCGATGTCGGTCTTGCCGTCGCCGTCGAAGTCGGCGACCAACGGCATGTCGGCACTGCCGGCGATTCCCCAGACGATGGCGGTGGCGGTGCCATCCGCGGAATTTCGGATGGACCAGATCGAGGTCGTCGGGTCATAGGCCACCGCGTCGGCCCTGCCGTCGCCGTTGAAGTCGCCCGACATCAAGGTGTCGTGGGAGCCGGTCAATCCCCAGACGAAGACCGTCGCGCTTCCGTCCGAAGAATTGTGGATCACCCACTGGGCCGTGCCGGGGACGAACACGGCGTAATCCGACTTGCCGTCGCCGTCGAAGTCTTCGCGGACGGGCGTGTTCGCCGTCGCCCCGGGAGAGTTGGACCCGAACGCCGGGGCGAAGGTGCGGTTCGCTTGGACTTGGGCGGGATTCT
It encodes:
- a CDS encoding glycosyltransferase family 2 protein, with the protein product MLTPPLDEQERKDWLLRALGEDTCRLLGIYRIPEDLTLSVVIPVYNEMATIHEILARVRAVPIKKQIILVDDCSKDGTRDLLRTWVETEPDLTIRFHEVNQGKGAALRTGFQHATGQIVIVQDADLEYDPAQYLALIQPILEGKADVVYGSRFIGDHHRVLHFWHSLGNKFLTLLSNCFTNLNLTDMEVCYKVFRREVLQGITLKSNRFGFEPEVTAKVARFHVPATEGRPARRCRIYEIPVSYNGRDYHEGKKIGWKDGVQALYCIVRYALGD
- a CDS encoding class I SAM-dependent methyltransferase; amino-acid sequence: MPKPATRSAASSLLCLFLSFGLTGDAFGQAPPAVDEVAPAPARKAPAKKGARRARAADGPKMYMGRAIAPVMTFQGAEWLVRPEREQEEQPEKMLDALKLKAGDVVADVGAGVGYTSLRIARRVGPKGLVLATDIQPEMIQMLKANAAEFGATNVRPVLCTPTESKLPKGKVDLILMVDVYHECDDPEAVLQDLKQALKPGGRLVLVEFRGEDPEVPIKPEHKMTVAQVRKELEPQGYKLIETHEFLPWQHILIFETAKDAAAEAKSRPKDGATQAPETPKDEPKASEPPK
- a CDS encoding RluA family pseudouridine synthase is translated as MTERLDKLVSERFKLSRRAAQEAVLNGRIDVDGERCDEPGRSVTAETPVAFFPSRPKARKVAGRLRILHEDRHLLIVDKPAGVLTMPTPDRERDTLLERAGKYLTLRHGTVKPYIGVVHRLDKDTSGALALARTPQALKEFQQLFRAHDIERQYLAVVEGWPMREEGTIDLPLITDRGDLRRLVGRAPGEGRSAITHYKVLEHFGPVASLVACWLETGRTHQIRIHMAEIGHPVVGEPVYRPRNQVKNKAYFCRQALHAQTLGFRHPMTGLDVQVEAPLPRDLSDLIVDLRKRYGIAGAGG
- a CDS encoding VCBS repeat-containing protein translates to MARFKSSRPSGSARPRVRPSVESLEPWTLLNSGLLGDLGLSTLSQGVAPAVPSGGSVDVAPDPGRLAGRPSIGQNPAQVQANRTFAPAFGSNSPGATANTPVREDFDGDGKSDYAVFVPGTAQWVIHNSSDGSATVFVWGLTGSHDTLMSGDFNGDGRADAVAYDPTTSIWSIRNSADGTATAIVWGIAGSADMPLVADFDGDGKTDIAVYRPSTAQWIVHNSDGTDPTVFTWGIAGSGDLPGPADFDGDGKADFAIYRSSELLWLFKNSADGSVTGTYMLPSLADFGPGIPAPLDANGDGKADPSVFAPNSGGFEGMFETKLTNGSDFFFHNVMGADWSLAIGDYNGDGLEDPANYNPATSRWIAAPFATPTFIPNFVWGQAGSSDYPIIRIGVRVPATSTVGAHLGG